Proteins encoded within one genomic window of Congzhengia minquanensis:
- a CDS encoding B12-binding domain-containing radical SAM protein, which yields MDKKKKTVVLIAFYNVKALGVRYLDSYLKRHGYNVVTIFFKAFNSRGPTPATILELDLLVETIRASGAFIIGLSVMSSMYMDTVNAVLGSVKKCGLPVVCGGAYATMFPERMLDAGADFVLRSDGEIAMCALADALRCGRDFKNVPSLCYKKGGKPVFNSVDGVLNDIDGYGIPSVKCEHAYFIENNTVKPGDPQLSAMSYEVIASRGCPFTCSYCCCSNLGRLLPKGTKKVRTRSVQSVIDELLIAKRELKNLVFVHFYDEIFPNLPGWVDEFVSLYDRHIHLPFTIWSHPKMVDGDVLKKLVSVGLCEVICGVQSGSAHIRRDIFHRYETNGEILSSVKKIKRSGVFWASYDFMLNHPFESLDDLKQTFHLVRRFQPPFELQLHGLNFLPGTDIIPLAIENGVLTKEELKKIVNAPMEEQFAAYWCGADNSEAQIWYRLIFLLQFSLLRKRAVRLSKNIQKNQYAIGKLYRFGMKLLKLRYVYKKTRMILKSLKMRFLSGLSSFLEKNKKIFEKPLDK from the coding sequence ATGGACAAGAAAAAAAAGACCGTTGTATTAATTGCATTTTATAATGTAAAGGCACTGGGCGTGCGGTATTTAGATAGCTACCTAAAACGGCACGGCTACAACGTTGTAACGATCTTTTTTAAAGCGTTTAACAGCCGCGGTCCCACCCCGGCCACAATTTTAGAGCTGGATTTGCTTGTTGAAACCATTCGCGCATCGGGCGCGTTTATCATTGGTCTTTCGGTTATGAGCTCTATGTATATGGACACGGTAAACGCAGTGTTAGGCTCTGTGAAAAAATGCGGCCTGCCGGTGGTTTGCGGCGGGGCATATGCCACCATGTTTCCGGAACGGATGTTAGACGCCGGTGCTGATTTTGTGTTACGGTCTGACGGGGAAATCGCTATGTGCGCGCTGGCCGACGCACTGCGCTGCGGAAGGGATTTTAAAAACGTTCCCTCCCTGTGTTATAAAAAAGGCGGCAAGCCTGTTTTTAACTCGGTGGACGGTGTGTTAAACGACATAGATGGATATGGAATTCCGTCGGTTAAGTGTGAACATGCTTATTTTATTGAAAACAACACGGTAAAGCCGGGCGACCCGCAACTCTCTGCAATGAGCTATGAGGTGATTGCCTCCAGGGGATGCCCCTTTACGTGCTCCTACTGCTGCTGTTCAAATTTAGGCCGCCTTTTGCCAAAGGGGACCAAAAAAGTGCGCACCCGGTCTGTGCAAAGTGTGATCGACGAGCTGCTGATTGCCAAGCGGGAGCTGAAAAACCTGGTTTTTGTGCACTTTTACGATGAAATCTTTCCCAATCTGCCCGGTTGGGTAGACGAGTTTGTTTCTCTGTATGACAGGCACATTCATTTGCCCTTCACCATTTGGTCCCATCCGAAAATGGTTGACGGGGACGTTTTGAAAAAGCTGGTTTCCGTGGGGCTTTGCGAGGTGATTTGCGGTGTGCAGTCCGGCTCGGCCCACATTCGCAGGGACATTTTTCACCGCTATGAAACAAACGGGGAAATTCTTTCGTCTGTGAAAAAAATAAAACGCTCCGGCGTGTTTTGGGCAAGCTACGACTTTATGTTAAACCACCCCTTTGAATCGTTAGACGATTTAAAACAGACCTTTCATTTGGTGCGCCGCTTTCAGCCGCCCTTTGAACTTCAGCTTCACGGCCTGAATTTCTTGCCCGGCACGGACATTATTCCCCTTGCCATTGAAAACGGAGTTTTGACAAAAGAAGAATTAAAAAAAATCGTGAACGCTCCCATGGAGGAGCAGTTTGCGGCCTATTGGTGCGGCGCAGACAATTCTGAGGCCCAAATTTGGTACCGGCTGATTTTTCTTTTGCAGTTTTCCCTGCTTCGCAAACGGGCGGTTAGGCTTTCTAAAAACATCCAAAAAAACCAATACGCCATTGGTAAACTGTATCGGTTCGGAATGAAGCTGTTAAAACTCCGCTATGTTTATAAGAAGACGCGCATGATTTTAAAGAGCCTAAAGATGCGGTTCTTAAGCGGTTTATCGTCCTTTTTGGAAAAAAATAAAAAAATTTTTGAAAAACCTCTTGACAAATAA
- a CDS encoding recombinase family protein, with the protein MKETTYGYARVSGRDQNEQRQILALRAFGVKKKNIFCDKQSGKDFNRPGYLKLLSRLKEGDILVVKSIDRLGRNYDEILEHWRLLTKEKKAAIVVLDMPLLDTRRDNDLTGHLICDIVLQLLSYVAQTEREFIRQRQKEGIAAAKLRGVQFGRKAIPVPDSFDAIASKWREKKLNSRQAAELLSVSQFTFLKWAKERA; encoded by the coding sequence ATGAAAGAAACCACATATGGATATGCCAGAGTTTCCGGAAGGGACCAGAATGAACAGCGGCAGATTTTGGCCCTGCGTGCCTTTGGCGTGAAGAAAAAAAATATATTTTGTGACAAGCAGTCCGGCAAGGACTTTAACCGGCCGGGATATTTAAAGCTTTTGTCCCGCCTGAAAGAGGGAGATATTCTTGTTGTAAAAAGCATTGACCGCTTAGGCCGGAACTATGATGAAATTTTAGAACACTGGAGGCTTTTAACCAAAGAAAAAAAGGCGGCCATTGTCGTTTTGGACATGCCCTTGCTTGACACCCGGCGGGATAACGATTTAACCGGACACTTAATTTGCGACATTGTTTTGCAGTTGCTTTCCTATGTGGCGCAGACAGAGCGGGAGTTTATCCGTCAGCGGCAAAAGGAGGGAATTGCCGCGGCAAAGCTGCGGGGCGTTCAGTTTGGCCGGAAAGCCATTCCGGTTCCCGACTCATTTGACGCAATTGCTTCAAAATGGCGGGAAAAAAAGCTCAACTCCCGGCAGGCGGCAGAACTTTTAAGTGTTTCACAGTTTACCTTTTTAAAGTGGGCAAAAGAACGGGCGTAA
- a CDS encoding DeoR/GlpR family DNA-binding transcription regulator: MLANARRNRICKLLQTQSAVTTAALAKKFNVSIETIRKDLLSLEKNNELVRVHGGAVLKASARPYWELSKRLDDKRPEKTEVSRLAANYIKNGDSIAIDTGSTAIEFIETLMERFDTLTIVTHSMDVFQKAHDFKNFNILLCGGYFLNRENSFYGTFAKDMLERIHVSKVFIFPWAVSLSNGICDSQPQLAEMQQKLLSVGDKVIVLADSSKYEKSALIKVADMNPGYIYIADSRLPDEVKEVYKNNNITIITGEEDIK; encoded by the coding sequence ATGCTTGCAAATGCACGGAGAAACAGAATCTGTAAATTGCTGCAGACCCAGTCCGCCGTAACAACGGCGGCGCTTGCCAAAAAGTTTAATGTTTCCATTGAAACAATTCGAAAAGATTTACTGAGCCTTGAAAAAAACAACGAGCTGGTGCGGGTGCATGGCGGCGCGGTGTTAAAGGCTTCGGCGCGGCCCTATTGGGAGCTTTCCAAACGGCTGGACGACAAGCGCCCGGAGAAGACCGAAGTTTCCCGCCTGGCGGCAAACTATATTAAAAACGGTGACAGCATCGCAATTGACACAGGCAGCACGGCAATTGAATTTATTGAAACGCTCATGGAGCGGTTTGACACCTTAACCATTGTCACCCATTCCATGGATGTGTTTCAAAAAGCACATGACTTTAAAAACTTTAACATTCTATTGTGCGGCGGCTATTTTTTAAACCGCGAAAATTCCTTTTACGGAACCTTTGCCAAAGATATGTTAGAGAGAATCCACGTAAGCAAGGTTTTTATCTTTCCCTGGGCCGTGTCGTTAAGCAACGGCATATGCGACAGCCAGCCTCAGCTGGCGGAAATGCAGCAAAAACTGCTCTCCGTGGGCGATAAGGTCATTGTTCTGGCCGACAGCAGCAAATATGAAAAGAGCGCGCTTATCAAGGTGGCAGACATGAATCCGGGCTACATCTATATCGCAGACTCCCGGCTGCCCGACGAAGTGAAAGAGGTTTATAAAAATAACAATATTACAATTATAACAGGGGAGGAAGACATAAAATGA
- a CDS encoding alkaline phosphatase family protein → MKVLLILSDGMRPDSLEGHPVIETLKKKSTYCMNARTVEPSVTLPCHMSLFHSVDPSRHGTTTNTYAPQVRPISGLFEQLKQKEKRCAMFYNWEELRDLSRPDSLSHSEYCSGHVYGFEETNRQLCRKATQFLTDNDVDFTFLYLGWVDEAGHAFGWMSEEYLHAVRETCNMVGSLIDTLGDEYTIIITADHGGHDRIHGTNLKEDMTIPMFFCGAPFTQNKQIDGVSIKDIAPTVASLLGAEPAKEWEGSVIR, encoded by the coding sequence ATGAAGGTTTTGTTAATTTTAAGTGACGGTATGCGGCCAGACAGTTTAGAGGGGCATCCGGTGATTGAAACGCTGAAGAAAAAAAGCACCTATTGCATGAACGCCCGAACGGTTGAACCGTCGGTGACCCTGCCGTGCCATATGTCGCTGTTTCACAGCGTAGATCCGTCGCGGCACGGAACCACTACAAACACCTATGCGCCGCAGGTAAGACCCATTTCCGGCCTGTTTGAGCAGCTGAAGCAAAAAGAGAAAAGATGTGCTATGTTTTATAACTGGGAGGAGCTGCGCGACCTCTCCCGACCGGACTCCCTGAGCCACAGCGAATATTGTTCCGGTCATGTCTATGGATTTGAGGAAACGAACCGGCAGCTTTGCAGAAAAGCAACCCAATTTTTAACGGACAATGACGTTGATTTCACGTTTTTATACCTTGGCTGGGTTGACGAGGCAGGCCATGCCTTTGGCTGGATGAGCGAAGAATATCTGCATGCGGTGCGGGAAACCTGCAACATGGTCGGCAGTCTGATTGATACGTTGGGAGACGAATATACCATCATTATAACAGCAGACCACGGCGGACATGACAGAATACATGGAACCAATTTAAAAGAGGACATGACCATTCCCATGTTTTTCTGCGGCGCACCGTTTACACAAAATAAGCAAATTGACGGCGTCAGCATAAAAGACATTGCGCCTACGGTGGCAAGCCTGCTTGGGGCGGAGCCGGCCAAAGAATGGGAAGGCAGCGTTATCAGATGA
- a CDS encoding MFS transporter, whose amino-acid sequence MGRQRYQMNKITEKHAVNRMILLFTALYLISYVTRINYGAVIAELVSAEEIQKSLASLALTASAVTYGAGQLISGFLGDRIEPKKLIFSGLLVTIFMNLLIPFCRTPYQMTAVWGINGMAQAFMWPPLVKIMTVLFTEETYKKACVIVSWGSSCGTILVYLLSPVCIYFAGWRAIFVLSALCAAVMAAIWLKKCPGVKEFSGTATAETQERKPLTRNIIFLLPGIMLAIALQGMLRDGVTTWMPSYISETFHLSSKISILTGVVLPVFSIVTFQVTSLIYRKKVRNELLLSGMLYLTGFTAALVLALTNGANAGLSVFLTALLTGSMHGVNLILVCMVPPYFKRFGRISFASGMLNFCTYVGSAVSTFGMAVFSERFGWNSTVFLWSAIALFGGGACLAISKGWGRFAKEA is encoded by the coding sequence ATGGGAAGGCAGCGTTATCAGATGAACAAAATAACGGAAAAACATGCGGTGAACCGCATGATTTTGTTGTTTACAGCGCTTTACTTAATCAGCTATGTGACAAGAATTAATTATGGCGCGGTGATAGCAGAGCTGGTCAGCGCAGAAGAAATTCAGAAATCCCTTGCCTCCCTTGCGCTGACGGCCAGCGCGGTAACCTATGGGGCAGGGCAGCTTATAAGCGGTTTTTTAGGAGACAGAATTGAACCCAAAAAACTAATTTTTTCGGGGCTTTTGGTAACCATTTTCATGAATCTGCTTATTCCCTTTTGCCGCACGCCCTATCAAATGACAGCGGTGTGGGGAATTAACGGTATGGCCCAGGCCTTTATGTGGCCGCCGCTGGTAAAGATTATGACGGTGCTGTTCACAGAAGAAACCTATAAAAAGGCCTGCGTAATTGTTTCCTGGGGCAGCTCCTGCGGCACAATTTTGGTATATCTGCTTTCACCGGTGTGTATCTATTTTGCGGGCTGGAGGGCTATTTTTGTTCTGTCTGCGCTGTGTGCGGCAGTTATGGCGGCAATTTGGCTAAAAAAATGTCCCGGCGTGAAAGAATTTTCCGGCACAGCCACGGCTGAAACACAGGAGCGCAAGCCGCTTACCAGGAACATAATTTTCCTGCTGCCGGGCATTATGCTTGCAATTGCACTGCAGGGCATGCTTCGCGACGGCGTTACCACCTGGATGCCGTCTTACATATCTGAAACCTTTCACTTAAGCAGCAAAATTTCTATTTTAACCGGCGTAGTACTGCCGGTGTTCAGCATTGTAACCTTTCAGGTTACGTCGCTGATTTACCGAAAAAAAGTGCGCAACGAACTGCTTTTAAGTGGAATGCTTTATTTGACGGGCTTTACCGCGGCGCTGGTGCTGGCGCTGACAAACGGCGCAAACGCAGGTTTATCTGTGTTTTTAACGGCGCTGTTGACAGGAAGCATGCACGGCGTGAACCTGATTTTGGTCTGCATGGTTCCGCCCTATTTTAAGCGGTTCGGACGCATATCCTTTGCTTCGGGCATGCTGAACTTCTGCACCTATGTGGGAAGCGCGGTATCCACCTTCGGAATGGCAGTTTTTTCCGAGCGTTTTGGCTGGAACAGTACGGTTTTTTTGTGGAGCGCAATTGCGCTGTTCGGCGGCGGAGCCTGTCTTGCGATTTCAAAGGGCTGGGGCCGGTTTGCAAAAGAAGCATAA
- the argH gene encoding argininosuccinate lyase — protein MKLWGGRFSKATDALVDDFNSSIRFDARMYRQDIKGSMAHAEMLGRQGIIPKDDAALIVKTLGEILKDIENGKVEFSIDAEDIHMNIETILTERIGDAGKKLHTGRSRNDQVTLDLRMYLRDESDELIEMLKNTMTVLLDLASAHVDTIMPGYTHLQKAQPVTFAHHVMAYFQMFSRDLERLTDCRRRVNVMPLGSGALAGTTYPLDREFVAEKLGFDAVTSNSLDGVSDRDFVIEFLSVLSMIMMHLSRFCEELVLWSSHEFAFVEMDDSYSTGSSIMPQKKNPDVAELIRGKTGRVYGHLMSLLTTMKGLPLAYNKDMQEDKEAAFDALDTVKLCLPVFTNMVRTMKVNGEKMKQGAKGGFTNATDIADYLVKKGVPFRSSHAIVGKMVARAVETNRDLDEFSLSEFQEFSDLIEEDIYNAIDVATCVAERNITGGPAKEQVQKEIDKGYEQLK, from the coding sequence ATGAAGCTTTGGGGCGGTAGATTCAGTAAGGCAACAGACGCGCTGGTAGACGATTTTAATTCTTCTATCCGGTTTGACGCGCGCATGTACAGGCAGGACATAAAAGGGAGCATGGCCCACGCCGAAATGCTGGGCAGGCAGGGCATTATTCCAAAAGACGACGCGGCGCTGATTGTGAAAACGCTGGGCGAAATTTTAAAAGACATTGAAAACGGCAAGGTGGAATTTTCGATTGATGCCGAGGACATTCATATGAACATCGAAACTATTTTAACCGAGCGCATCGGCGACGCGGGAAAAAAACTGCACACCGGCAGGAGCCGCAACGACCAGGTGACCCTGGATTTGCGCATGTATTTAAGAGACGAAAGCGACGAATTGATAGAAATGCTGAAAAACACCATGACCGTTTTGCTTGATTTGGCCTCAGCGCATGTAGACACCATTATGCCGGGCTACACCCATTTGCAAAAAGCCCAGCCCGTGACCTTTGCCCACCATGTGATGGCTTATTTTCAAATGTTTTCCAGGGATTTAGAAAGACTAACAGACTGCCGCAGAAGAGTGAACGTTATGCCCTTAGGCTCCGGCGCCTTAGCGGGCACAACCTATCCCTTAGACCGGGAATTTGTGGCGGAAAAGCTGGGATTTGACGCCGTTACTTCAAACTCCTTAGACGGCGTTTCCGACCGGGATTTTGTCATTGAATTTCTGTCTGTTCTCTCCATGATTATGATGCACCTGTCCCGCTTCTGCGAGGAATTGGTGCTCTGGTCCAGCCACGAGTTTGCCTTTGTGGAGATGGACGACAGCTATTCCACCGGCTCCTCCATCATGCCGCAGAAAAAAAATCCTGACGTGGCGGAGTTAATCCGTGGAAAAACCGGGCGGGTTTACGGTCATTTAATGTCGCTTCTCACCACCATGAAAGGGCTTCCCTTGGCCTATAACAAGGATATGCAGGAGGATAAAGAGGCGGCGTTCGACGCTTTGGACACCGTGAAGCTTTGCCTGCCGGTGTTCACCAACATGGTGCGCACCATGAAAGTAAACGGCGAAAAGATGAAACAAGGCGCAAAGGGCGGCTTTACCAACGCCACAGACATTGCAGACTATCTGGTGAAAAAGGGCGTTCCGTTCCGTTCCTCCCACGCCATTGTGGGAAAAATGGTCGCGCGGGCGGTGGAAACCAACCGGGATTTAGACGAATTTTCCCTTTCGGAATTTCAGGAGTTTTCCGATTTAATTGAGGAGGACATTTACAACGCCATTGACGTTGCAACCTGCGTTGCAGAGCGTAATATTACCGGCGGCCCTGCAAAAGAACAGGTACAAAAAGAAATTGATAAGGGATATGAACAATTAAAATAA
- the ruvC gene encoding crossover junction endodeoxyribonuclease RuvC translates to MIILGIDPGIAIVGYGVIFYDGLGFQPVEYGAITTPAGDKLTDRLRDIYESIGVLIEKHKPDAFSIEELFFNTNVKTAITVAHGRGVCLLAPSILNVPIFEYTPLQVKQAICGYGRADKAQVQRMVTSMLKLNAIPKPDDVADALAIAMCHGYSAKYHNLIKEEGI, encoded by the coding sequence ATGATTATTTTAGGAATCGACCCCGGAATTGCCATTGTTGGCTATGGCGTGATTTTCTATGACGGGCTTGGGTTTCAGCCTGTGGAATACGGCGCAATTACAACGCCCGCCGGGGACAAGCTAACCGACCGCCTGCGGGATATTTATGAGAGCATAGGCGTGCTGATTGAAAAGCACAAGCCGGACGCATTTTCCATTGAAGAGCTGTTTTTTAACACCAATGTAAAAACCGCCATCACCGTGGCCCATGGCAGGGGTGTGTGTCTTTTGGCGCCGTCCATTTTAAACGTGCCCATTTTTGAATATACCCCCCTCCAGGTTAAACAGGCCATCTGCGGCTACGGCCGGGCGGACAAGGCCCAGGTGCAGAGAATGGTGACGTCGATGCTCAAGCTAAATGCTATTCCAAAGCCCGACGACGTGGCCGACGCTTTAGCCATTGCCATGTGCCACGGCTATTCGGCCAAATATCACAACCTGATAAAAGAAGAAGGAATTTAA
- the ruvA gene encoding Holliday junction branch migration protein RuvA — protein MIAFVDGTVEYIEETAAVINAGGFGCRIFMTPAALSALTIGEPVRIHTYLRVGEDIFALYGFLTREEMDMFKMLLSVNGAGPKAALAVLSALSPQALTLAVVTDDYKSITKAQGVGPKLAQKIVLELKDKFKGKEIAVGGAAAEAFSPSSGGNDAVEALVVLGYSRGEAMLAVSKVSKDLSTEDTIKAALIQLMKQ, from the coding sequence ATGATAGCATTTGTAGACGGAACAGTGGAATATATTGAAGAAACCGCGGCGGTGATAAATGCCGGCGGCTTTGGCTGCCGCATTTTTATGACGCCTGCCGCCCTTTCCGCCCTGACCATAGGCGAACCAGTGCGGATACATACATACCTGCGGGTGGGGGAGGATATTTTCGCGCTTTACGGCTTTTTAACCCGGGAGGAGATGGATATGTTTAAAATGCTCCTTTCCGTAAACGGCGCGGGGCCGAAAGCGGCGCTGGCGGTTTTGTCCGCGCTGTCCCCCCAGGCGTTGACGCTGGCGGTGGTAACAGACGATTATAAATCCATCACCAAAGCCCAGGGGGTTGGCCCCAAGCTGGCGCAGAAAATTGTGCTGGAGCTTAAGGATAAATTTAAAGGAAAAGAAATTGCAGTTGGCGGCGCGGCGGCCGAGGCCTTTTCCCCGTCTTCCGGCGGAAACGACGCGGTGGAGGCGCTGGTGGTTTTGGGCTATTCCCGTGGGGAGGCCATGCTTGCCGTGTCGAAGGTTTCAAAGGATTTAAGCACGGAAGATACCATTAAGGCGGCCCTAATTCAGTTAATGAAACAGTAG
- the ruvB gene encoding Holliday junction branch migration DNA helicase RuvB — translation MPIEQGFEDRIVTSRTLGEDTEVEYSLRPKALTEYIGQNKVKENLTVYIEAAKARKEPLDHVLLYGPPGLGKTTLAGIIANEMGVSIRVTSGPAIEKAGDLAAILTSLSHGDILFIDEIHRLSRSVEEILYPAMEDYSLDIILGKGPGAHSVRLDLPRFTLIGATTRTGLLTAPLRDRFGVISRLELYTPEELSEIIVRSASILGTEIDRSGAVEIARRSRGTPRIANRMLKRVRDFAEVKGNGKITEKIADQALSRMEVDKLGLDMIDRKMMMFIIENFGGGPVGLDTLAASIGEDSNTIEDVYEPYLLQLGFLNRTPRGRMATVRAYEHFGVKYEREETNLAQQSVFDIED, via the coding sequence ATGCCCATAGAACAGGGATTTGAAGATCGGATTGTCACGTCGAGAACCCTCGGCGAGGACACAGAAGTGGAATATAGCCTAAGGCCAAAAGCCTTAACGGAATATATCGGGCAGAACAAGGTGAAAGAGAACCTAACCGTTTACATTGAAGCGGCAAAGGCCAGAAAAGAGCCTTTAGACCATGTGCTGCTTTACGGCCCTCCGGGGCTTGGCAAAACCACCCTTGCGGGCATTATTGCCAACGAAATGGGCGTGAGCATTCGCGTAACCTCCGGCCCTGCCATTGAAAAGGCGGGAGATTTGGCGGCAATTCTCACCAGCCTGTCCCACGGCGACATTCTGTTTATTGATGAAATTCACCGGTTGTCCAGAAGCGTGGAGGAAATTTTATATCCCGCCATGGAGGACTATTCGTTAGACATTATTTTAGGCAAAGGCCCCGGCGCACACTCGGTGCGGCTGGATTTGCCCAGGTTTACGCTAATTGGCGCAACCACCAGAACGGGACTGCTCACTGCCCCGCTCAGGGACCGGTTCGGCGTTATCAGCCGCTTAGAGCTTTACACGCCGGAGGAGCTATCGGAAATTATTGTCCGCTCGGCGTCGATTTTAGGAACGGAAATTGACAGAAGCGGCGCGGTGGAAATTGCCCGCCGTTCCAGGGGAACGCCCAGAATCGCCAACCGGATGTTAAAGCGTGTGCGGGATTTTGCCGAGGTAAAAGGCAACGGCAAAATAACGGAAAAAATTGCAGATCAGGCCCTTTCCCGCATGGAGGTGGACAAGCTTGGGCTTGACATGATTGACCGCAAAATGATGATGTTCATCATTGAAAACTTCGGCGGCGGCCCTGTGGGGCTGGACACCTTAGCGGCCTCCATCGGCGAGGACTCCAACACCATTGAAGACGTATATGAGCCATATTTATTGCAGCTGGGCTTTTTAAACCGAACCCCCCGGGGCAGAATGGCCACAGTGAGGGCTTATGAGCATTTCGGTGTGAAATATGAGCGGGAAGAGACAAATTTGGCCCAGCAGTCGGTATTCGACATAGAAGATTAA
- a CDS encoding GTP-binding protein — MKTFNIGLLAHVDAGKTTLTEQLLYAGGAVRNLGSVDSGTAKTDFLEIEKQRGISVVSSAARIELPEKDVAVNLIDTPGHADFSASVERALYILDAAVLVVSAVEGIEAQTELILDALKKTKTPTIVFINKIDRAGSDVAGVLKALEKQAGGCLFMSEVTDEGSRECSAQNRSGDAFFEAVCEFVADADDAFALKYLEESVTERQAWLSVTQLFLKGEAMPVFCGSAQLGMGVSQLLSFVAETADSSGGKAALGGAVQNADEPILSGIVYKVTHDKSMGKIAHLRLFSGEVKSRGEITVSSFPERQKVTQVRRYVGEKFTDIGLLSAGDVGAVCGLSHVKAGDTVGKAWKAQNLAFSTPFLSVQASLTEEGDIRPLIAAFEELSDEEPSLSMQYESGEKELIISVAGKIQLEILTAVIKERFGLNVLFSPPTVIYKETIQKSGTGFDAYTMPKPCWAVVSLDFEPLPLGSGFVYDKGNVPNDQMFYRYQRHVETAVKETLAQGLYGWEVTDLKVTLSGGEHHTVHTHPLDFFLCTPIAVMKGLKNCGTRLLEPYQKLVVSVPEEFSGKIIGDIIAMRGICENQTIADGRFLLEATVPAAESLDYSTVLLHKTGGKGTLRARFCGYRPCPEGFTAETKRRGVNPLDRDKWILTRRSAMGK, encoded by the coding sequence ATGAAAACATTCAATATCGGGCTATTGGCCCATGTAGACGCCGGCAAAACCACGCTGACGGAACAGCTTTTATATGCCGGCGGCGCGGTGCGAAATTTAGGCAGTGTGGACAGCGGCACCGCAAAAACCGATTTTTTGGAAATTGAAAAACAGCGTGGCATTTCTGTTGTGTCCTCTGCGGCGCGGATTGAGCTTCCGGAAAAAGATGTGGCGGTGAATTTAATCGACACCCCGGGCCATGCGGATTTTTCCGCCAGCGTGGAACGTGCTCTTTATATTTTAGACGCGGCGGTTTTGGTGGTTTCCGCCGTGGAAGGCATAGAGGCGCAGACGGAGCTGATTTTAGACGCGCTGAAAAAAACAAAAACCCCAACCATTGTGTTTATCAATAAAATCGACCGGGCGGGCAGCGACGTTGCAGGCGTTCTCAAAGCGCTGGAAAAGCAAGCCGGCGGCTGTCTGTTCATGTCGGAAGTGACGGATGAGGGAAGCCGGGAATGCAGCGCTCAAAACAGGAGCGGTGACGCCTTTTTTGAGGCGGTATGTGAATTTGTGGCAGACGCAGACGACGCGTTTGCATTGAAATATTTAGAAGAAAGCGTAACAGAGCGCCAGGCGTGGCTTTCTGTTACGCAATTGTTTTTAAAAGGCGAAGCCATGCCCGTTTTCTGCGGCAGCGCCCAATTGGGTATGGGCGTTTCACAGCTGCTTTCTTTTGTTGCTGAAACCGCTGACAGCAGCGGCGGCAAAGCCGCATTGGGCGGCGCTGTTCAAAATGCAGACGAGCCGATTCTTTCCGGCATTGTTTACAAGGTGACCCATGACAAAAGTATGGGCAAAATCGCCCATTTGCGCCTGTTTTCCGGCGAGGTGAAAAGCCGGGGAGAGATCACCGTTTCCTCTTTTCCTGAAAGGCAAAAGGTAACTCAGGTTCGGCGCTATGTTGGGGAAAAATTTACCGACATCGGCTTGCTTTCCGCCGGGGATGTGGGCGCTGTGTGCGGCCTGAGCCATGTGAAAGCGGGGGACACGGTGGGCAAGGCGTGGAAGGCACAAAACCTTGCTTTCAGCACGCCTTTTTTAAGCGTTCAGGCCTCTTTGACAGAAGAGGGGGACATTCGTCCCCTGATTGCGGCGTTTGAAGAGCTTTCCGACGAAGAGCCCAGCCTTTCCATGCAATATGAAAGCGGGGAGAAGGAGCTTATTATCAGCGTCGCTGGAAAAATTCAGCTGGAAATTCTCACTGCGGTGATAAAAGAACGGTTTGGGCTGAATGTTTTGTTCTCGCCGCCAACGGTGATTTATAAAGAAACCATTCAAAAAAGCGGAACGGGTTTTGACGCATATACCATGCCAAAACCCTGCTGGGCGGTGGTTTCGCTTGATTTTGAGCCGCTTCCCTTAGGGTCGGGCTTTGTGTATGACAAAGGTAACGTGCCCAACGACCAGATGTTTTACCGTTATCAGCGTCATGTGGAAACTGCGGTTAAAGAAACGCTTGCCCAGGGGCTTTACGGCTGGGAGGTAACAGACCTGAAGGTTACGCTTTCGGGCGGCGAACACCACACGGTGCATACCCACCCCCTTGACTTCTTTTTGTGCACCCCCATCGCGGTGATGAAAGGGCTTAAAAACTGCGGAACGCGGCTTTTGGAGCCCTATCAAAAGCTTGTGGTGTCTGTTCCGGAGGAATTTTCGGGCAAAATTATCGGCGATATTATTGCCATGCGCGGCATTTGTGAAAACCAGACCATTGCAGACGGGCGATTTTTGCTGGAGGCAACCGTGCCGGCAGCGGAGAGCTTAGACTACAGCACCGTGCTTTTGCATAAAACTGGCGGCAAGGGAACGCTAAGGGCAAGGTTTTGCGGATACCGTCCCTGCCCGGAAGGGTTTACTGCGGAAACAAAACGGCGGGGCGTAAACCCCTTAGACCGGGATAAATGGATTTTAACCAGGCGTTCGGCCATGGGAAAATAA